A window of the Cyanobacteriota bacterium genome harbors these coding sequences:
- the atpC gene encoding ATP synthase F1 subunit epsilon, with amino-acid sequence MANLLELELITPEGVLLQEKVQNLIAKTEQGEIGILYNHAELRAKLDNTPVRFTLADGKQDVFAVLGGIIELSNNKITILTNFAEQGAQIDEAEAKNEVQKAETEFKLLSPRASKTDSNLIIAEVRLQRELLRLKTARLFKSI; translated from the coding sequence ATGGCCAACTTACTAGAGCTTGAACTTATCACCCCAGAAGGCGTCCTACTCCAAGAGAAGGTACAAAACCTCATTGCCAAAACAGAGCAAGGTGAAATCGGTATTCTTTATAACCACGCAGAGCTAAGAGCCAAGCTGGATAATACTCCGGTTCGTTTCACTCTAGCGGATGGTAAACAAGATGTTTTTGCTGTGCTTGGTGGGATCATAGAATTAAGCAACAACAAAATAACAATTTTGACCAATTTTGCTGAACAAGGAGCTCAGATTGATGAAGCTGAAGCCAAAAACGAAGTCCAAAAAGCTGAAACGGAGTTTAAACTATTAAGCCCAAGAGCTAGTAAGACAGATAGCAATCTTATAATAGCTGAAGTCAGATTACAGAGAGAGTTGTTGAGACTTAAGACAGCTAGGCTTTTTAAATCGATATAA
- a CDS encoding pitrilysin family protein: MNASNADTSPRVKIKGVKFVKSFAGIDEYQLDNGLKILLKPKLDLPALSWQVWYKVGSRNEQLNKTGIAHYLEHIMFKGTKTFAKGEIAQAIQLRGGVFNAFTSDDYTAYFENFAPENLELAIKIESDRMQNARIDHDDVELERSVIVSELEGNKNDPRRSLYETLRNSAFSVHTYRNPVIGYRGDLDNINSKNMREFYENYYYPDNAVAVLVGNFDIENALNLISKYFGKYKPKDNKRDKTPQEPQQEALKQMTIRSDGHLKMLAMAFHIPKFDHEDSAPLSLLSDVIFSGLTGRIYPKLVDAGLASSVSGVSEPSHDAGLFRIVVNLNQDADIAAVEKIVDTELELIKRGATAAEIDLAKAKEEASYVYERDGVYEEGLQIGYFEAITNDWTKYATWVDEIKKVTNEDIVRVAKEYFIPSNKTVVYLLPEKAHEALVELDEKEVTKALDPLKTANYGAASVEPIDQKKLKHLLEITKPKYSKNTVSSKLELEFKNIEGDIDLHFREDHSLPLIYLNANFFAGSFADEDKIGLAFFTSELLERGSLLKDKYEIARQLDLYGASIGFEAGRENSKLEVATLSRYSTEVFALLKEILEQPAFSEEELERLKTETISKLKDENEFPRTIASRELNRMIYPKGHPYYASSVEERIKAVESIIIEDIKVFYKKHYNAKNLMVSVVGDLTEAEAKTIVYDSFKDWNKDGLDLNGNNRPEIALVDLTEAEEKVISMPDKKQTEINMGHSCPIDRLHPDFYPLLIANYALGGSSLSSRLGTAIRDDNGMVYNIRTSFAASLGAGAFKVVLGCNPANTRKAIDLTKEVIADFIKTGVNQTELEVTKSYLIGSFAVRTLSSNEAIVETMSQLQLFKLGDDYIDTYAERVNAITLEQVNTAVKKYIHPGSFKVTIVGP, from the coding sequence ATGAATGCAAGTAATGCAGATACGAGCCCAAGGGTCAAAATTAAAGGGGTTAAATTCGTTAAATCCTTTGCTGGAATTGATGAGTATCAATTGGATAATGGGCTCAAAATCCTACTTAAGCCAAAGCTAGACCTACCCGCTTTGTCATGGCAAGTTTGGTACAAGGTTGGTAGCCGTAATGAACAGCTTAATAAAACTGGGATTGCTCACTACCTTGAGCACATAATGTTTAAGGGCACTAAGACTTTTGCCAAAGGTGAGATTGCTCAGGCGATTCAACTTAGAGGTGGGGTTTTCAACGCCTTTACTAGTGATGATTACACTGCTTATTTTGAAAATTTTGCTCCTGAAAATTTAGAGCTTGCTATCAAGATTGAATCAGATAGAATGCAAAACGCAAGAATTGATCATGATGATGTTGAGCTTGAACGTAGCGTTATTGTTTCTGAGCTTGAAGGTAATAAAAATGACCCACGAAGAAGTCTTTATGAGACTTTGAGAAACTCAGCGTTTAGTGTTCACACTTACCGTAACCCGGTTATTGGTTACAGAGGAGATTTGGATAATATTAATTCCAAAAATATGCGTGAGTTTTATGAAAACTATTATTACCCCGATAATGCTGTTGCAGTTTTGGTTGGTAATTTTGATATCGAAAATGCATTAAATTTGATAAGTAAGTATTTTGGAAAATACAAACCTAAAGACAATAAAAGAGATAAAACACCTCAGGAGCCTCAGCAAGAAGCTTTGAAACAAATGACTATTCGTTCTGATGGACATTTAAAAATGCTTGCAATGGCTTTTCATATTCCCAAGTTTGATCATGAAGATAGTGCGCCGCTTAGTTTGCTTTCTGATGTTATATTCTCTGGTTTAACAGGTAGAATTTATCCTAAGTTAGTTGATGCTGGTTTAGCTAGTTCTGTTAGTGGGGTTTCAGAACCTAGTCATGATGCTGGTTTGTTTAGAATAGTAGTTAATTTGAATCAAGATGCAGACATCGCAGCAGTTGAAAAGATAGTTGATACAGAGCTTGAGCTAATTAAGCGCGGAGCAACAGCAGCTGAGATTGATTTAGCTAAAGCTAAAGAAGAAGCTTCATATGTATATGAACGTGATGGTGTCTATGAAGAAGGTTTGCAAATAGGCTATTTTGAAGCTATTACTAATGATTGGACTAAATATGCAACCTGGGTTGATGAAATTAAAAAAGTAACCAATGAAGATATAGTTCGTGTTGCAAAAGAATATTTTATTCCGAGTAATAAAACAGTTGTTTATTTATTGCCAGAGAAAGCACATGAAGCACTTGTTGAGCTTGATGAAAAAGAAGTCACGAAGGCTCTTGATCCTCTTAAAACAGCCAACTATGGTGCTGCGTCTGTTGAACCAATAGACCAAAAGAAATTAAAACACTTACTTGAGATTACTAAGCCAAAATATTCTAAAAATACTGTTTCTAGTAAATTAGAGCTTGAGTTTAAAAATATTGAAGGCGATATTGATTTGCATTTCCGTGAGGATCATAGCTTGCCTTTGATTTATCTCAATGCTAATTTCTTTGCTGGATCTTTTGCTGATGAGGATAAGATTGGTTTGGCTTTCTTTACCTCTGAATTACTTGAACGTGGTAGTTTACTGAAAGATAAATATGAAATTGCTCGTCAATTGGATCTTTATGGAGCGAGTATTGGTTTTGAAGCAGGACGCGAGAACTCCAAGCTTGAAGTTGCTACTTTGTCGCGTTATTCTACTGAGGTTTTTGCCTTATTGAAAGAGATTTTGGAGCAGCCTGCTTTCTCTGAAGAAGAACTTGAAAGACTTAAAACAGAAACTATCTCTAAATTGAAAGATGAGAATGAATTCCCTAGAACGATTGCATCAAGAGAACTCAATCGAATGATTTATCCTAAGGGTCACCCTTATTATGCGTCTAGTGTTGAAGAGAGAATTAAAGCTGTTGAGTCAATAATTATTGAGGATATCAAAGTCTTTTATAAGAAACATTATAACGCCAAGAACCTTATGGTATCTGTCGTTGGTGATTTGACTGAAGCTGAAGCCAAAACGATTGTTTATGATAGTTTCAAAGATTGGAATAAAGATGGACTTGATTTAAATGGAAACAATAGACCTGAGATTGCCTTGGTTGATTTAACTGAAGCTGAAGAAAAAGTCATCTCAATGCCAGACAAAAAACAAACAGAAATAAATATGGGACATTCTTGTCCTATAGATAGATTACATCCGGATTTTTATCCGCTCTTGATTGCTAATTATGCTTTGGGTGGAAGTTCACTCTCGTCTCGTTTGGGGACAGCGATTCGTGATGATAATGGTATGGTATACAATATTAGAACTTCTTTTGCTGCTAGTCTTGGAGCTGGTGCCTTTAAAGTTGTACTCGGTTGTAATCCAGCCAATACCCGCAAAGCAATTGATTTAACCAAAGAAGTGATTGCGGACTTTATTAAAACAGGTGTTAACCAAACAGAGCTTGAAGTTACTAAATCGTATTTGATTGGTTCTTTTGCTGTTAGAACACTTTCTAGTAATGAAGCAATTGTTGAAACTATGTCACAACTACAGCTTTTTAAGTTGGGTGATGACTATATTGATACTTACGCAGAGCGTGTGAATGCTATTACGCTTGAGCAGGTTAATACTGCGGTGAAGAAATATATTCATCCAGGCAGCTTCAAAGTTACCATCGTTGGCCCTTAA